Within the Catenulispora sp. GP43 genome, the region GCGGCGATGTCGGCGGGCTGCGGGTTGCGCATCAGGGGCCGGCCGGGGATGAGCACGATGGGCAGGTCGCCGGCCGGTACCTGGAGGTTCCGCAGAAGCGTCTCGGCATCCAGCTGGTCCTCCAGGTCCATCCAGTCGACGCCGATCCTGCTCAGCGCGAACGCCTGCAGCAGAGCCCGGCAGCGCTCGTCGTACCGGGAGCCGATCACCGTCAGCCCCGCGCCCCTCCTGACCAGGTTGGCGCTGCGTTCCAAGAACGTGCGGAGGATGTACTCGCTCAGGTCGGCGTCCTGCGCCATGACCTCCAGCACCCGGCTCACCGGCACCCGCAACAGCCGTCCCGCCTGCCTCATGACACCGTCGAAGCGCGCACGCTGCCCGGTGAGCATGCCGACTTCCCCCAGGAACTCGGCCGGTCCGTAGGACGCGACGAGGCGCTCGCCGGCCCGCCCCGACCGCTCCACGACGTCGGCGGCGCCCTCCAGGACCACGAACAGGTCGTAGGACGGGTCGCCGGCCGCGAAGAGGACCTCGCCGGCGGCGGCGATGGTCTCCGAGCCCACCGCGGACAGCCGCCTGAGCTGATCGCCGCTGAGAGGTGTGGCCGGGATCCACGGCGGGTTCACCGGCCGTCGTGAGTCTTCCATCCCTTCATCCTCCTCCGGAGCCGGGAAATGGGGCCAACGGCCCTGCCGGTCCGAAGCCGACGCTGCTTGACTGGGATGATCGAGCACGCCACGGAGGCGATCATGAGCGACGACACCACCCCCGCCGACCCGGGGCCCGCCGACGACTGGCACGTCACCATCCACCTGTCCGAGAACCGCACCGAGACCGGCGCCCGCGCGCTGCTCACCGCCCGGGACCGGGAGCTGACCGGCCGCGGGCAGGCGCACCGCAGCCCCTACGACCCCGACGTCCCGCGGATCGGCGACGAGCTTGCCGCCGGCCGGGCGCTGAT harbors:
- a CDS encoding DUF1876 domain-containing protein; this encodes MSDDTTPADPGPADDWHVTIHLSENRTETGARALLTARDRELTGRGQAHRSPYDPDVPRIGDELAAGRALMDLGRQLLQETEQDIEVIEGHPVHLSR